The Candidatus Bathyarchaeota archaeon genomic interval TCCTATCGATAGTTGGAGGATTTCCCCTTGCAATAGTTTATGGACATTCTCAGGGCTTGCCCACCGTAGTCTCGATAGGCCTAGTAGTTATGATAGACAGCCTAGTAGCTTACTCCTTCCTAACTCTTATGAAGGTTCTGGATGAGTATCCAAGGTTGAAACCAATCCTTTCAAGATTCAAACTCAGATATACAGAAGACACTATTCTCTTTAAGACATATTCTGGAAGGCTTGGGGTTGCAGGGGCCCTCGCAGCCTGCACATTTCTGATAGGGTGGTGGATAGCGACGGTGATAGCCTACTTGCTCAACCTCGATGTCAGAACCACCATGGTCAGTGTTTTATCAGGACTCATAGCGGGAGGGCTACTATCCCTCGCCATATACGAAGGATTCATCAGGCTGATCCCAGACCCTGCGATTGTAGTCATAGCTTTTCTCGTCGTATTCATAACAACTGGATTTCTAGCCCGCAGAATATTCATGAGAATCTTCTAAGTCAAACCTACTGGAAGGACTGATTATAAAATATGAAATCTTA includes:
- a CDS encoding small multi-drug export protein, which translates into the protein MSRSESRLSKVRLKFYEAKQEMAMLRSELGEAFSEDINAARGFLAKHPFKSVGLAFLAGIIFGGFLQARVSIFTVLSIVGGFPLAIVYGHSQGLPTVVSIGLVVMIDSLVAYSFLTLMKVLDEYPRLKPILSRFKLRYTEDTILFKTYSGRLGVAGALAACTFLIGWWIATVIAYLLNLDVRTTMVSVLSGLIAGGLLSLAIYEGFIRLIPDPAIVVIAFLVVFITTGFLARRIFMRIF